Proteins co-encoded in one Nicotiana sylvestris chromosome 7, ASM39365v2, whole genome shotgun sequence genomic window:
- the LOC138873202 gene encoding uncharacterized protein codes for MAECEACILGLNLAIDMNIPELLVIGDSDLLVHQVLGEWATKNTKILPYLYYVQELMKRFIKIEFKHVLRIQNKFVDALATLNSMIQHPNKNFVDHIPVRIHSQLAYCAHVEEETDGNLWFYDIKEYLAKGEYPEHANHT; via the coding sequence atggcagaatgcGAGGCTTGCATCTTGGGGCTTAATTTGGCCATTGATATGAATATCCCAGAAttgctggtaattggtgattcagacCTTCTAGTGCATCAAGTTCTAGGAGAGTGGGCTACAAAGAATACCAAAATACTACCGTATCTATATTATGTGCAAGAGTTGATGAAAAGATTcataaagatagaattcaaacatgttctgAGAATCCAGAATAAGTTCGTAGATGCACTAGCCACTTTGAactccatgatacaacatccgaaCAAGAATTTCGTCGACCATATTCCAGTAAGAATCCATAGTCAACTAGCTTATtgcgctcatgttgaagaagaaacagatgggaATCTGTGGTtctatgatatcaaggaatacttggcaaaaggagaatacccagagcatgcaaATCATACTTAG